In a single window of the Microscilla marina ATCC 23134 genome:
- the glmM gene encoding phosphoglucosamine mutase, protein MTLIKSISGIRGTLGGKPGDTLSPVDVVKFAAAYGIWLKENSENHKVVIGRDARPSGEMITKLAASTLQSLGIDVVDLELSTTPTVEMAVVMEEAGGGIVITASHNPIQWNALKLLNHKGEFISAADGEKILEIADAEDFEFVETKKLGDYSVNREYIHKHIEAILELPLVDKAAIEARNFRIALDCVNSTGGIAVPMLLHSLGVKEVKGLYCEPNGLFPHNPEPIPENLRDISREVENGDYDLGIVVDPDVDRLALVCEDGSMFGEEYTLVAISDYILSHNPGATVSNLSSTKALKELTEKAGQEYHTSAVGEVNVVTKMKEVDAVIGGEGNGGIIYPDLHHGRDALVGIALFLTHLAKSEKPVSMLRAKYPKYQISKNKISLTPEIDTSAILNDIQEKYKAHDVITIDGVKIEFESSWVHLRKSNTEPIIRIYAEAASMSTADNLANKIIDDIREIVTAKDNS, encoded by the coding sequence ATGACACTCATCAAATCAATTTCTGGTATTAGGGGTACCCTTGGCGGAAAACCTGGAGACACTTTAAGCCCGGTAGATGTAGTAAAATTTGCAGCTGCTTATGGCATCTGGTTAAAAGAAAACTCTGAAAACCATAAAGTGGTAATTGGTCGTGACGCTCGCCCATCGGGCGAAATGATCACAAAATTGGCAGCTTCTACCCTTCAGTCGCTTGGAATAGATGTGGTCGATCTTGAATTGTCTACTACCCCCACTGTAGAAATGGCGGTAGTCATGGAAGAAGCCGGTGGAGGAATCGTTATTACTGCCAGCCATAACCCTATTCAATGGAATGCCCTCAAGTTGTTGAATCACAAAGGTGAGTTTATTTCGGCAGCTGATGGTGAAAAAATACTTGAAATTGCTGACGCAGAAGATTTTGAGTTTGTTGAAACCAAAAAGTTAGGAGACTACAGCGTAAACCGCGAATACATCCACAAACATATTGAGGCGATATTGGAACTACCGTTGGTAGACAAAGCAGCCATTGAAGCTCGCAACTTTAGAATAGCCTTGGATTGTGTAAATTCTACTGGAGGTATAGCAGTTCCTATGTTGTTACACTCTTTGGGTGTAAAAGAAGTAAAGGGCTTGTATTGTGAGCCTAATGGTTTGTTTCCTCATAACCCTGAGCCCATTCCTGAAAACCTTAGGGATATTTCGAGAGAGGTAGAAAATGGCGACTATGACTTGGGTATTGTGGTAGACCCCGACGTAGACCGCTTGGCGCTTGTGTGTGAAGATGGCTCTATGTTTGGCGAAGAGTATACGTTGGTGGCCATTTCAGACTATATATTGTCGCATAATCCAGGGGCTACTGTCTCTAACCTTTCTTCTACCAAAGCCCTCAAAGAACTGACCGAGAAAGCAGGACAAGAGTATCATACATCGGCAGTAGGAGAGGTGAATGTAGTGACCAAAATGAAAGAAGTAGACGCGGTAATAGGGGGTGAAGGCAACGGAGGGATTATTTACCCTGATTTGCACCACGGGCGTGATGCTTTGGTAGGCATTGCCTTGTTTTTGACTCACCTGGCAAAAAGTGAAAAGCCAGTATCTATGTTGAGAGCCAAATACCCTAAATATCAGATCTCAAAGAACAAAATATCTTTGACTCCCGAAATAGACACCTCGGCAATACTCAATGATATTCAGGAAAAATACAAAGCCCACGATGTGATTACCATTGATGGGGTAAAAATAGAGTTTGAGTCGTCTTGGGTACATTTACGCAAGTCCAATACCGAACCTATCATTCGTATTTATGCTGAAGCCGCTTCTATGTCTACCGCTGATAATTTGGCAAATAAGATAATTGACGACATACGTGAAATTGTAACAGCAAAAGACAATTCATAA